In Desulfomonile tiedjei DSM 6799, a genomic segment contains:
- a CDS encoding YkgJ family cysteine cluster protein — translation MKLKDQTSSQDRLMTWDDSFCFKCYPGVDCFNKCCGNVTIFLTPIDVMRMRKALGITSEEFLERHTHRLISHNTGLPAVVLRMNENEGKTCPFVTEEGCSIYQDRPYSCRLFPLDTANGVEYKFIAKPETCHGLAESETWTVERWRKEQDLRYYDDPDHNLKDIMAADQVWEEPIADPRMQDMFLMALYDLDRFREFIFKSSFLQKFKIDDDILEKIREDDLSLLYFGMQWLRFVLFGQKGFLKIDKEYLEKKKREVLGSQG, via the coding sequence ATGAAATTAAAGGATCAGACGAGCAGTCAGGATCGACTTATGACATGGGACGATTCGTTCTGCTTCAAATGTTACCCCGGTGTCGACTGTTTCAACAAATGCTGCGGGAATGTAACGATTTTCCTGACTCCAATAGATGTTATGCGCATGAGGAAGGCCCTCGGAATAACGTCCGAGGAATTTCTCGAACGCCATACCCATCGCTTGATTTCCCATAATACTGGTTTGCCTGCAGTGGTTCTCAGGATGAACGAGAATGAAGGAAAGACCTGTCCGTTTGTTACCGAAGAAGGCTGTTCTATATACCAGGATCGGCCTTATTCCTGCCGTCTGTTCCCTCTGGACACGGCAAACGGAGTGGAGTACAAATTCATCGCCAAGCCGGAAACCTGCCATGGTCTGGCGGAATCGGAAACATGGACCGTTGAAAGATGGAGAAAAGAACAGGACTTACGCTATTATGACGATCCGGACCATAATCTGAAAGATATAATGGCCGCAGACCAGGTCTGGGAAGAACCAATCGCTGACCCAAGAATGCAGGACATGTTCTTGATGGCCCTTTACGATCTGGACAGATTCAGGGAATTTATTTTCAAGAGCAGCTTTCTACAAAAATTCAAAATTGACGATGATATTCTGGAGAAGATCCGCGAAGACGACTTGTCGCTCCTGTACTTCGGGATGCAATGGTTGAGATTCGTACTGTTCGGACAAAAAGGATTTCTCAAAATCGATAAGGAATACCTGGAAAAGAAGAAACGAGAAGTCCTTGGATCCCAAGGGTAA
- a CDS encoding tetratricopeptide repeat protein, protein MALLGRNDPCPCGSGLKYKKCCLARENSPHQEADSAEQIRSTAFKEMSLENWNQAIDLFNSILDSARDPHVLLEAIASCYDGLEEYLLAAEYYEKALAVAPESRFFDLHYMLGISRACGERPEKGAEAFRQCLEMTQDLQRKQHLTQILRALEEIQAGTREKHTFVVNVQLQRAFSDMEADKYDFAAQRLERAQRIEPDNPVISYNLGVAYTFLKREDEALAQFQKTVDINPAYVQAWYNMGQICMIKRRDFSKALHCFDRATAIRPDYVSAHHQKGIVFELMGDTQKAMECWKKTLELDPENKQALDNIKRVGSSEDAGTEAQ, encoded by the coding sequence ATGGCCCTTTTGGGAAGAAATGATCCCTGCCCCTGCGGCAGTGGATTAAAATACAAAAAATGTTGTCTCGCAAGAGAAAACTCTCCTCATCAGGAGGCGGACAGCGCCGAACAGATTCGGTCGACAGCATTCAAAGAAATGTCCCTGGAGAACTGGAATCAGGCTATCGATTTGTTCAACTCGATATTGGATAGTGCTCGAGATCCCCATGTCCTGCTGGAAGCTATAGCTTCCTGTTACGATGGGCTGGAAGAATATCTCCTGGCCGCAGAATATTATGAAAAGGCCCTCGCTGTGGCTCCGGAATCCCGGTTCTTCGATCTTCATTATATGCTGGGAATATCCCGCGCGTGCGGGGAACGGCCCGAAAAGGGAGCCGAGGCTTTTCGACAGTGCCTCGAGATGACTCAAGACCTGCAACGGAAACAGCACCTGACGCAAATACTTCGGGCCCTCGAAGAAATTCAGGCAGGAACCCGGGAAAAACACACGTTTGTGGTGAACGTCCAGCTTCAGCGGGCATTTTCCGACATGGAGGCTGACAAGTACGACTTTGCAGCGCAGAGACTCGAACGGGCGCAGAGGATAGAACCGGACAACCCGGTTATCAGCTACAATCTCGGTGTGGCTTACACGTTCTTGAAAAGGGAAGACGAGGCCCTGGCACAATTCCAGAAAACCGTGGATATCAATCCTGCGTACGTGCAAGCCTGGTATAACATGGGTCAAATCTGTATGATTAAAAGGAGAGACTTTTCAAAAGCGCTCCATTGCTTCGATCGAGCCACCGCTATTCGGCCGGATTATGTAAGTGCTCATCACCAGAAGGGTATCGTGTTTGAACTTATGGGAGACACCCAAAAGGCAATGGAATGCTGGAAAAAGACTCTCGAGCTCGATCCGGAAAACAAACAAGCCCTCGATAATATAAAACGAGTCGGATCGTCCGAGGATGCAGGAACAGAAGCCCAATAA
- the aprB gene encoding adenylyl-sulfate reductase subunit beta → MPSYVILEKCDGCKGQDKTACMYICPNDLMVLDKEKMKAWNRAPEMCWECYNCVKICPQQAIDVRGYADFVPMGASVVPLRGSEDIMWTVKFRSGMIKRFKFPIRTTPEGSAKPDGGFGEVTPDLASQCLYNEPTALKLDALPTVKK, encoded by the coding sequence ATGCCAAGTTATGTAATTTTGGAGAAATGTGATGGATGCAAGGGTCAGGATAAGACTGCTTGCATGTACATCTGCCCGAATGACTTGATGGTGCTGGATAAGGAAAAAATGAAAGCCTGGAATAGGGCTCCTGAAATGTGCTGGGAGTGCTACAACTGCGTGAAAATTTGTCCGCAACAGGCAATTGACGTGAGAGGTTACGCAGACTTCGTGCCTATGGGCGCTTCAGTTGTTCCTCTACGAGGTTCTGAAGATATCATGTGGACGGTCAAATTCCGCAGTGGAATGATCAAACGGTTCAAGTTCCCCATCCGGACCACTCCTGAAGGATCGGCAAAACCCGATGGCGGTTTCGGTGAGGTCACTCCTGATCTGGCCAGCCAATGTTTGTACAATGAGCCGACAGCACTCAAGCTGGATGCGTTGCCCACGGTGAAGAAGTAA
- the aprA gene encoding adenylyl-sulfate reductase subunit alpha, producing MANFETIEVTTDILLCGGGMAACGAAVEASYWANKNGLKVTLVDKAAMDRSGAVAMGLSAINQYVDINSGNNTCEDYVRYVRTDLMGVARDDLVYDIARHVDSSVHLFEKWGLPIWLDADGKYVHEGRWQLMINGESYKVIVAEAAKNALAQNGGEYFERVFITYPLLDGDRIAGAVGFSTREEKFYVFKAKAVLAAMGGAVHVFKPRSAGEGLGRAWYPPWNSGSSLYFTLMAGAEQTCQEVRFIPVRFKDAYGPVGAWFLLFKSRATNAMGGEYMVERKPELENWAPYGLAKPIPANLRNYLGMLDEFEGKGPIYMRTEEAIQKIANQYADDPKAFKKKMKELEAEAWEDFLDMTISQAILWAGTNVQPEEKSSEIAAAEPYFIGSHSGASGAWVSGPKDLAPADYFWGYEYMSTVKGLFCAGDASGASSHKFSSGSHAEGRAAGKSMVRFVMDNNTLPNVDAAQVADLKAKTLKPIDLFTEFGGKSSDPDINPEFMKPKMFMFRLQKIMDEYAAGVTAGFKTNEAKLNRALELLGWLKEDSEKLAAQDLHELMRCHENIQRMWQAETHVRTILFRQETRWPGYYFRSDYPTMNEADWKCFVNCSFKGGNWEFKKVPILTIVD from the coding sequence ATGGCGAATTTTGAAACTATCGAAGTTACCACTGATATCCTTTTGTGCGGCGGCGGCATGGCTGCATGCGGCGCGGCAGTCGAAGCCTCCTACTGGGCAAACAAGAATGGCCTGAAGGTCACCTTGGTTGACAAAGCCGCTATGGACCGCTCCGGCGCAGTTGCAATGGGCCTTTCGGCCATCAACCAGTATGTGGATATCAATAGCGGAAACAACACCTGTGAAGACTATGTTCGCTACGTGCGCACCGACCTTATGGGTGTTGCCCGCGACGACCTGGTTTATGACATAGCCCGTCACGTCGATTCCTCAGTCCATCTGTTCGAAAAATGGGGTCTGCCGATCTGGTTGGATGCAGATGGCAAGTATGTCCACGAAGGTCGTTGGCAGCTCATGATCAACGGCGAATCCTACAAAGTTATCGTTGCCGAAGCGGCGAAGAACGCTCTCGCACAGAACGGTGGCGAGTACTTCGAGCGCGTATTCATTACCTATCCTCTGTTGGATGGCGACCGCATCGCAGGTGCAGTTGGATTCAGCACTCGTGAAGAGAAATTCTATGTATTCAAGGCCAAAGCCGTGTTGGCAGCCATGGGCGGCGCGGTTCACGTGTTCAAGCCCAGAAGCGCAGGCGAAGGCCTCGGCCGTGCATGGTATCCCCCCTGGAACTCCGGCTCCAGCCTGTATTTCACACTGATGGCCGGCGCAGAGCAGACCTGTCAGGAAGTCCGTTTCATCCCCGTCCGTTTCAAGGACGCGTACGGACCGGTCGGCGCATGGTTCCTCCTGTTCAAATCCCGTGCAACCAACGCAATGGGCGGCGAGTACATGGTGGAGCGCAAACCGGAACTCGAGAACTGGGCACCCTACGGCCTGGCCAAACCCATCCCCGCCAACCTGCGTAACTACTTGGGCATGCTGGATGAGTTCGAAGGCAAAGGCCCCATCTACATGAGAACTGAAGAAGCCATCCAAAAGATAGCCAATCAGTATGCTGACGATCCCAAGGCCTTCAAGAAGAAGATGAAAGAGCTTGAAGCCGAAGCATGGGAAGACTTCCTCGACATGACGATTTCCCAGGCCATTCTCTGGGCCGGAACGAACGTTCAGCCCGAAGAGAAATCCTCTGAAATCGCAGCCGCCGAGCCTTATTTCATCGGCTCCCACTCCGGCGCATCCGGTGCATGGGTCAGCGGTCCGAAAGATCTTGCCCCGGCAGATTATTTCTGGGGTTATGAATATATGTCAACCGTGAAGGGCCTGTTCTGCGCAGGTGACGCTTCCGGCGCTTCCAGCCACAAGTTCTCCTCCGGCTCCCATGCTGAAGGCCGTGCGGCTGGCAAGTCCATGGTGCGTTTCGTGATGGACAACAACACCCTTCCGAACGTTGACGCCGCTCAGGTTGCCGATCTGAAAGCAAAGACCCTGAAACCGATCGATCTCTTCACCGAATTCGGTGGAAAGTCCAGCGATCCCGATATCAACCCCGAGTTCATGAAACCGAAAATGTTCATGTTCCGTCTGCAGAAAATCATGGATGAGTACGCAGCAGGCGTGACCGCCGGTTTCAAGACCAACGAAGCCAAGTTGAACAGAGCCCTCGAACTCCTCGGCTGGCTCAAGGAAGACTCCGAGAAACTGGCTGCCCAGGATCTGCACGAACTCATGAGATGCCATGAGAACATTCAGAGAATGTGGCAGGCTGAGACTCACGTGAGAACCATCCTGTTCCGCCAGGAGACCAGATGGCCTGGTTACTATTTCAGAAGCGACTATCCCACGATGAATGAAGCTGACTGGAAATGCTTCGTGAACTGCTCTTTCAAGGGTGGAAACTGGGAATTCAAAAAGGTTCCTATTCTCACAATAGTTGACTGA
- a CDS encoding CoB--CoM heterodisulfide reductase iron-sulfur subunit A family protein, protein MAGDKTVLVVGGGISGITAAVEAAEVGCKVILVEKLPYLGGRVAQLNKYFPKLCPPTCGLEINYKRIRRNPDITVYTRAEVVNISGTAGNYKATIKVTPRYVEDHTATSKCVEDCPVEITNEFNYGMDKTKAVSLPYEMAYPMNLVADRDALLKAKGQPGVAEFMEACNAKGIRFNLDAAPETFDLDVSSVVWATGWRPYDAKKLTKLGFGTCANVITNVMMERLAAPSGPTKGEILRPSDGKKVNSIAFVQCAGSRDRNHLPYCSSICCLASLKQATYLRDYNPEAQAHIFYIDLRAYGRFEFFFDRVRNDDKILLTKGKIVSITEDPVTKNVILEGEDILSGQKIRRTFDMAVLATGMQPNTSLEKIPAQNVKYDEFGFVISDEGIHATGVSKRPMDVGTCLQDATGAALKALQDTVGR, encoded by the coding sequence ATGGCTGGAGACAAGACCGTACTGGTCGTTGGAGGCGGAATTAGCGGAATTACGGCGGCAGTGGAGGCAGCCGAGGTTGGTTGCAAAGTCATTCTTGTGGAGAAGCTGCCTTACCTGGGGGGCAGAGTTGCCCAGTTGAACAAGTACTTTCCGAAGCTGTGTCCTCCCACGTGCGGCCTGGAGATCAATTATAAAAGAATACGGCGTAACCCGGATATTACGGTATACACCCGTGCCGAGGTCGTAAATATTTCCGGCACAGCAGGAAATTATAAGGCCACTATCAAAGTAACTCCACGATACGTGGAAGATCACACCGCAACCTCGAAATGCGTTGAAGACTGTCCTGTAGAGATCACGAACGAGTTCAATTACGGAATGGACAAGACAAAAGCGGTGTCCCTTCCGTATGAAATGGCATACCCTATGAACCTGGTGGCTGATAGAGATGCACTACTCAAAGCAAAAGGTCAACCGGGAGTGGCAGAGTTCATGGAAGCCTGTAATGCAAAGGGTATCCGCTTCAATCTCGATGCAGCACCTGAAACATTCGATCTGGATGTCAGCTCCGTTGTGTGGGCAACCGGCTGGCGACCTTACGACGCCAAGAAGCTGACAAAACTCGGTTTCGGAACCTGCGCCAACGTCATCACTAATGTGATGATGGAGAGGCTCGCAGCTCCGTCAGGACCTACAAAGGGTGAAATCCTCAGACCTTCAGACGGAAAGAAAGTAAATAGCATCGCCTTCGTGCAGTGTGCAGGATCGCGAGATCGTAATCATCTGCCTTACTGCTCGTCAATATGCTGTCTGGCATCACTGAAACAGGCAACTTACCTGCGTGATTATAATCCTGAAGCGCAGGCTCATATATTCTACATCGACCTGAGGGCGTATGGACGGTTCGAGTTTTTCTTCGATAGAGTGAGAAACGACGACAAGATTCTTCTGACAAAGGGAAAAATCGTTTCCATTACTGAAGACCCCGTTACCAAAAACGTAATCCTGGAAGGAGAAGACATCCTCTCCGGCCAGAAGATTCGCCGTACCTTTGATATGGCTGTCCTCGCCACTGGCATGCAACCGAACACCAGCCTGGAAAAGATTCCGGCTCAAAATGTGAAGTACGATGAATTCGGTTTTGTCATATCGGATGAAGGCATACACGCAACAGGCGTATCCAAGAGGCCCATGGACGTGGGCACGTGTCTTCAGGATGCAACCGGTGCCGCTCTCAAAGCACTTCAAGACACGGTGGGGAGGTAA
- a CDS encoding FAD-dependent oxidoreductase: MDLKIGVYIDTGYGIGEALDIESLSKVATKEMKVPICRAEAYWSDPDKLEIIKNDIANEGVNAIIVAGASPRVFQEAFRFEGVITERINLREQVIWSHPANDEDTQMLAEDYMRMGVTKLNKYEDRAPFDEANEKSILVIGGGITGMTAALEAARAGTQVYLVEKEPQLGGWATKYHKVFTGQAPYDSIVDSPVQDKIAAVKANSNIKVFTGHRVYSIAGSPGMFDVTIREDGPWIDRLVREQNEWLAAKKAKEAIGQEEEQKPKAAAAAETPAEEEAPEPTDFPHEKIQVGAVVLAAGWRPEDASAFAELGYGEYPDVITSVELEELAKNGKIKRPSDGKEVNTIAFIDTPNQKADHPLLFSSSVASLVALKQAHYLRQTNPESRAYIFYENMRTPGQYEKFYQAMQDDPGVFLSKGTPVGVSNGGSALTVELKDTLLGEYMKVKVDLLVLATGMVPVTKDSAIVNLKYRQGPFMPENVYGFNDSHFICFPYETQRTGIYTAGCVKNPMDFLTCEMDAAGAALKAIQCAELTAQGKAVSPRAGDESFPQIFLQRCTQCKRCTEECPFGAYDEKPDGTPLPNPTRCRRCAICMGSCPERLISFRDHSVDMIGSMVKIIDVPDEYSEKPRVVVFICENDAYPVVDMAGMNRLEYSPHVRFIPLRCLGNINMVWIADALSKGIDGIMLIGCKYGDDYQCHFVKGSELAEYRMSKISETLQRLALEPERISVHQLAIDEYNKLPKIIDEFMETLSGFDPNPYKGF, encoded by the coding sequence ATGGACCTCAAAATCGGAGTTTACATTGATACAGGTTACGGAATAGGCGAAGCCCTCGACATCGAATCTCTTTCCAAAGTCGCAACGAAAGAGATGAAAGTGCCTATCTGCAGAGCTGAAGCTTACTGGAGCGATCCGGACAAGCTGGAGATCATCAAGAACGACATAGCGAACGAGGGCGTAAATGCGATCATCGTAGCAGGTGCCTCGCCTCGTGTTTTTCAGGAAGCGTTCAGGTTCGAAGGAGTCATTACCGAACGCATCAATCTTCGGGAGCAGGTTATCTGGTCACACCCAGCCAATGATGAAGATACCCAGATGCTTGCGGAAGACTACATGCGCATGGGTGTCACCAAGCTGAACAAATACGAAGACCGTGCTCCTTTCGACGAAGCAAACGAGAAATCGATCCTCGTAATCGGCGGCGGCATCACCGGAATGACCGCAGCTCTCGAAGCAGCTCGTGCCGGAACACAGGTGTATTTGGTGGAAAAAGAGCCTCAACTGGGTGGATGGGCCACCAAGTATCATAAAGTGTTCACCGGTCAAGCGCCGTACGACTCCATCGTGGATTCTCCCGTGCAGGACAAGATCGCTGCAGTCAAAGCCAACAGCAATATCAAAGTGTTCACCGGGCATCGCGTGTACAGCATTGCTGGCTCGCCCGGAATGTTTGACGTGACGATCAGAGAGGACGGTCCCTGGATCGATCGTCTTGTCAGAGAACAGAACGAATGGCTCGCGGCTAAGAAAGCGAAGGAGGCAATCGGCCAGGAAGAGGAGCAGAAGCCTAAAGCTGCTGCCGCCGCGGAGACTCCGGCGGAAGAAGAAGCACCGGAACCCACGGATTTCCCTCATGAAAAAATCCAAGTTGGTGCAGTGGTTCTCGCGGCAGGCTGGAGACCCGAAGATGCTTCCGCATTCGCGGAACTGGGATATGGTGAGTATCCGGACGTTATCACCAGCGTGGAACTCGAAGAGCTTGCCAAGAATGGTAAGATCAAACGGCCTTCCGACGGCAAAGAGGTCAACACTATCGCCTTTATCGATACGCCCAATCAGAAGGCGGATCATCCTCTCCTGTTCAGCTCCTCGGTAGCGTCATTGGTCGCTCTGAAGCAAGCGCATTACCTGCGTCAGACCAATCCGGAAAGCCGAGCGTACATTTTCTATGAAAATATGCGGACACCCGGGCAGTACGAGAAATTCTATCAGGCAATGCAGGACGACCCCGGAGTATTTCTGTCAAAGGGAACCCCAGTTGGCGTCTCCAACGGCGGTTCTGCACTGACTGTCGAACTCAAGGATACGCTCCTCGGCGAATACATGAAGGTCAAGGTGGATCTCCTCGTTCTCGCCACCGGAATGGTGCCGGTAACGAAGGATTCCGCCATTGTAAACCTGAAATACCGCCAGGGCCCATTTATGCCCGAGAACGTATACGGTTTTAACGATTCCCACTTCATCTGTTTCCCGTATGAAACGCAGCGGACCGGCATCTATACTGCAGGATGCGTCAAGAACCCGATGGATTTTCTCACTTGTGAGATGGATGCCGCGGGCGCAGCTTTGAAGGCGATCCAATGTGCGGAGCTAACTGCTCAAGGCAAAGCGGTTTCACCCAGGGCAGGGGACGAGTCCTTTCCTCAGATTTTCCTTCAGCGCTGCACCCAGTGCAAACGATGCACAGAAGAATGTCCTTTCGGTGCATACGATGAGAAACCGGACGGCACTCCGTTGCCGAACCCGACTCGTTGCCGCAGATGCGCAATCTGCATGGGCTCCTGCCCTGAGCGCTTGATCTCGTTCAGAGACCACTCCGTGGACATGATCGGATCCATGGTGAAGATTATCGACGTACCTGATGAGTATTCCGAGAAACCTCGGGTAGTCGTATTCATCTGTGAGAACGACGCATATCCGGTGGTCGATATGGCTGGTATGAACCGCCTTGAATACAGTCCACACGTCAGGTTCATCCCTCTGAGGTGCTTGGGCAATATCAACATGGTGTGGATCGCCGATGCCTTGTCCAAAGGCATTGACGGCATCATGCTGATCGGTTGCAAGTATGGTGACGATTACCAGTGCCACTTCGTAAAGGGAAGCGAACTTGCCGAATACAGAATGAGCAAGATCTCTGAAACGCTCCAGCGGCTCGCCCTGGAACCGGAACGGATTTCCGTGCATCAGTTGGCCATAGACGAGTACAACAAACTTCCGAAGATCATTGACGAGTTTATGGAAACGCTGTCAGGCTTCGATCCCAACCCGTATAAAGGTTTCTAA
- the qmoC gene encoding quinone-interacting membrane-bound oxidoreductase complex subunit QmoC, with product MANVTVAEPDLQFTKDLIAAGADDLKKCYQCATCSVACKIAPDNGPFPRKEMIWAQWGLKDRLLNDPDVWLCHQCNDCSTECPRGANPGEVLKAVRKMNIQENSWPSFLGNLVGTPAMFILAAGIPIVAVLFIVYVSGWSFPSGPIHYSSHSIDPATRDGFIYLPLLQVIFTLALLFGVVSLVMSLKSYWNQLESGNPIGIRGPGKGFVPSLIESLQEILPHSTFKECEANNIRYAAHMLAFWGMIGLFVTTAIVAFNYDILGLKPPSQNGPGTVPIKILGNASAIAFVLGLGIMLIRRLTNPEQAGNSSYFDWFFLFTIFGAGSTGLLTELSRWLGFIAPTYTLYVIHLMFVLALLLYLPFSKFAHLGYRTVAIAWSKSVGRNRTLPVVPNYVPPVSE from the coding sequence ATGGCAAATGTGACAGTTGCCGAACCTGATCTCCAGTTTACCAAAGACCTCATAGCCGCCGGCGCGGATGATCTGAAGAAGTGTTATCAATGTGCCACGTGCTCGGTGGCATGCAAGATAGCCCCTGACAACGGGCCCTTTCCTCGCAAGGAGATGATTTGGGCCCAATGGGGTTTGAAAGATCGTCTTCTCAACGACCCTGACGTCTGGCTGTGCCACCAGTGCAACGACTGCTCGACCGAATGTCCCAGAGGTGCCAATCCGGGAGAAGTCCTGAAGGCCGTGCGCAAAATGAACATCCAGGAGAACTCCTGGCCTTCATTCCTGGGCAACCTGGTAGGCACTCCGGCGATGTTTATATTGGCTGCAGGAATTCCCATTGTTGCTGTCCTCTTCATCGTGTACGTGAGCGGATGGAGTTTTCCCTCAGGTCCGATACACTATTCGAGCCACAGTATTGACCCTGCAACGAGGGACGGATTCATCTATCTGCCGCTTCTCCAGGTGATTTTTACTCTCGCTTTGCTGTTCGGTGTGGTCTCGCTCGTGATGAGCTTAAAAAGCTACTGGAACCAGTTGGAATCTGGTAATCCCATAGGAATAAGAGGACCTGGTAAAGGATTTGTTCCAAGCCTTATCGAGTCGCTCCAGGAGATTCTGCCGCATTCGACATTCAAGGAATGCGAAGCCAACAATATCCGGTACGCAGCCCATATGCTGGCTTTTTGGGGTATGATCGGACTGTTCGTGACTACCGCTATTGTGGCTTTCAACTATGACATTCTCGGACTCAAGCCGCCGTCCCAAAACGGGCCGGGAACTGTGCCGATCAAAATCCTGGGTAATGCAAGTGCAATAGCATTTGTCCTGGGACTTGGCATCATGCTGATTCGCCGTTTGACCAACCCTGAACAGGCTGGAAACAGCTCCTATTTTGACTGGTTCTTCCTGTTCACCATCTTTGGAGCAGGTTCGACAGGTCTTTTGACTGAATTGTCACGGTGGTTGGGTTTTATTGCGCCCACGTACACGCTGTATGTCATTCACCTGATGTTCGTGTTGGCATTGCTCCTGTACCTGCCGTTTTCAAAATTTGCCCATCTCGGGTACCGGACTGTTGCCATAGCGTGGTCCAAATCTGTAGGACGGAACAGGACCCTTCCTGTCGTACCGAACTACGTCCCGCCCGTTTCGGAATAA
- the purB gene encoding adenylosuccinate lyase: MIPRYTRPEMGTIWQPRNRYQKWLDIEIAVCEAWAERGLIPQDSLTRIKSKADFNPERIDEIEKITRHDVIAFTTNVAEYVGEDSRFIHRGLTSYDVVDTAFSLLLKEAGLLIRKGLVDLLEALKARAEEHRHTPMVGRSHGIHAEPITFGLKLALFYSEMERHLHRWDRAVESISVGKISGAVGTFAHLDPQMETEILSRLGLKPAAVSNQVIQRDRHGEYFAALALMASSMEKIAVEIRHLQRTEVAEVEEFFHKGQKGSSAMPHKRNPVLTENLSGLARIIRGNALAAMENVPLWHERDISHSSVERVIAPDSTILADFMIHRLTSVVRNMVVYKERMLENLNLGRGLIFSEAILIRLVDKGLTREAAYAMVQRNAMRAWEEKTPFMEELLKDTELLEYLTPSEIESAFDVDHALRWVDAIFGRVFSK; the protein is encoded by the coding sequence GTGATTCCGAGATATACACGGCCCGAAATGGGCACGATTTGGCAACCCAGAAACCGTTATCAAAAGTGGCTGGACATTGAAATTGCAGTGTGCGAGGCCTGGGCAGAACGCGGTTTGATTCCTCAGGACAGTCTGACACGTATCAAGAGTAAGGCTGATTTCAACCCCGAACGTATTGACGAAATAGAGAAGATTACCCGTCACGATGTTATCGCATTTACGACGAATGTTGCCGAATATGTGGGCGAAGACAGTCGCTTCATCCATAGAGGTCTAACCTCGTACGACGTAGTGGACACGGCGTTTTCTTTGCTCCTGAAAGAGGCGGGTCTCCTTATTCGCAAAGGTCTGGTCGATCTGCTGGAAGCGCTTAAAGCAAGAGCTGAGGAACACCGGCACACTCCCATGGTGGGAAGATCCCACGGAATTCACGCGGAACCGATCACGTTCGGCCTTAAGCTCGCTTTGTTCTACAGCGAAATGGAAAGACATCTGCATCGGTGGGATAGGGCGGTGGAATCCATTTCCGTGGGAAAGATATCCGGAGCAGTCGGAACATTCGCTCACCTGGATCCCCAGATGGAGACGGAAATACTGTCACGGCTGGGACTGAAACCTGCTGCAGTATCCAACCAGGTAATTCAGCGTGACCGCCACGGGGAGTATTTTGCTGCATTGGCGCTTATGGCATCGAGCATGGAGAAGATAGCTGTCGAAATAAGGCACCTTCAGCGCACTGAAGTGGCCGAGGTGGAAGAATTCTTCCATAAAGGACAAAAAGGTTCTTCTGCTATGCCTCACAAACGCAATCCTGTTCTTACGGAAAATCTGAGCGGCCTTGCCAGGATCATCCGCGGGAATGCTTTGGCAGCGATGGAAAACGTTCCTCTGTGGCACGAACGTGACATCTCGCATTCCTCGGTAGAACGAGTGATCGCACCCGATTCGACCATACTTGCAGACTTCATGATTCACCGTCTGACATCGGTCGTACGGAATATGGTAGTGTACAAGGAAAGGATGCTGGAGAATCTTAATCTCGGGCGAGGGCTCATTTTTTCAGAGGCAATCCTGATCAGATTGGTGGACAAAGGGCTCACCAGAGAAGCTGCGTACGCGATGGTGCAGCGTAATGCCATGCGAGCTTGGGAGGAGAAGACACCCTTTATGGAGGAGCTCCTGAAAGATACTGAGCTCTTGGAGTATCTGACTCCGTCTGAGATCGAGTCGGCATTTGATGTGGATCACGCGCTGCGGTGGGTGGATGCAATATTTGGAAGAGTATTTTCAAAATAA